In Apis cerana isolate GH-2021 linkage group LG6, AcerK_1.0, whole genome shotgun sequence, the following are encoded in one genomic region:
- the LOC107993531 gene encoding protein EFR3 homolog cmp44E isoform X4, which yields MFGCCWCCSALRPRYKRLVDNIFPVNPQDGLVKNNMEKLTFYSLSSPEKLDRIGEYLFQRASRDIYRRRNGFVVIAMEAMDQLLVACHAQTLNLFVESFLKMIQKLLESTDPQLQILATQSFVRFANIEQDTPSYHTRYDFFVSKYSAMCHSNHNDPAIRKQIRLAGIQGLQGVVRKTLSDDLVENIWEPVHMDKIVPSLLYNMQNSRYSNKEDTTQNNPTEQSDPPQFAETCMRELVGRASFGHIRCVIRPVLRHLDNHQLWVPNYFAIHTFRIIMFSIQSQYSYTVVEALMTHLDDHSKSSPKIRTSIADTLSKIISIAAGESVGPSVLEIINSLLSHLRVSVTRNQSSSNDEQLYQEALINALGEFANHLPDYQKIEIMMFIMSKVPYSQPDRIVSVGKGDVLLQSILLKSLLKVGTKYQTIHLNTTFPPSFLEPLLRMSLAADAEMRLLVQKIFHTLIDRHQNITKLAKPTVNVAQLDLTIEKASRPDVIFIRKHGPEIYLALYESLELASNKVENVESIYTTLALLAVELASEETILELLRLVLSLQDLSLTSGQISISLKFNLHAIVISLLVLISYVCNITSLMDYANKYDTGLSSRLPPILLVDQTVLSECLKGAGLDSGKLQQGSGYNSISLQHRHSWVDSGRNSLGDINSGAAELDSGGSSPGVQKKLPGEELTFESMKRILTENNNNHIMEEEKRLQLSHFFRNAPFQDLVSKTQPKHDVLQSKLSEIFNTLSVDPRNSSQPGPPTDTKPSQAPAYEIHFPELFVY from the exons ATGTTTG GTTGTTGCTGGTGTTGTTCAGCTTTGCGTCCACGATATAAAAGACTtgtcgataatatttttccagtaAATCCTCaa gatGGCTTAGTGAAAAATAACATGGAAAAATTGACCTTTTATTCATTAAGCAGTCCAGAAAAACTAGATAGAATtggagaatatttatttcaaagagCTTCCAGAGATATTTACAg gaGAAGAAATGGATTTGTGGTCATTGCAATGGAAGCAATGGATCAGCTTTTAGTAGCATGTCATGCTCagactttaaatttatttgttgaaagttttttaaaaatgatacagAAATTATTGGAATCTACAGATCcacaattacaaatattggCAACACAATCt TTTGTCCGGTTTGCCAACATCGAACAAGATACGCCGTCTTATCACACACGTTACGATTTCTTTGTATCAAAATACTCTGCAATGTGCCACTCAAACCACAATGATCCTGCAATTCGCAAACAGATAAGACTTGCTGGAATTCAGGGATTACaa GGTGTTGTAAGAAAAACACTTTCTGATGATCTGGTAGAAAATATTTGGGAACCTGTACATATGGATAAAATTGTTCcatcattattatacaatatgcaGAATTCAag atattctaACAAAGAAGATACCACACAAAATAATCCCACAGAACAATCTGATCCACCACAATTTGCAGAAACTTGTATGCGAGAATTAGTTGGACGAGCATCATTTGGTCATATTAGATGTGTTATTAGACCTGTTCTAag aCATTTAGATAATCATCAGTTATGGGTTcctaattattttgcaattcatacttttagaattattatgttttcaatTCAG TCACAATATTCTTATACAGTTGTGGAAGCACTAATGACTCATCTTGATGATCATTCGAAATCATCTCCCAAAATTCGAACAAGTATAGCTGACACTTtgtctaaaattatttcaattgcaGCTGGCGAAAGTGTTg gtcCTTCtgttttggaaataataaattctctaCTATCTCATCTTAGAGTTAGTGTAACAAGAAATCAATCTTCAAGTAATGATGAACAATTATATCAAGAGGCACTTATTAATGCCCTTGGAGAATTTGCAAATCATCTTCCAGATTaccaaaaaatagaaattatgatGTTTATAATGAGTAAAGTTCCATATAGTCAACCAGATCGTATAGTTTCAGTTGGTAAAGGAGATGTATTACTTCAAAGTATTCTTCTAAAATCTCTTTTAAAA gttggcacaaaatatcaaactatacatttaaatacaaCATTTCCACCAAGTTTTTTGGAGCCATTGTTAAGAATGTCATTGGCAGCAGATGCTGAAATGCGACTTTTAGTACAAAAAATCTTTCATACTTTAATCGATAGGcatcaaaatattacaaaactcGCAAAACCTAC agtAAATGTTGCACAACTTGATCTTACTATTGAAAAAGCATCCAGACCAGATGTGATCTTTATTCGTAAACATGGCCCTGAAATCTATTTAGCATTATACGAATCATTAGAATTGGCAAGTAATAAAGTTGAAAACGTGGAATCCATATATACAACATTGGCATTACTTGCTGTAGAATTGGCTTCAGAAGAAACAATATTAGAATTGCTAAGATTAGTACTGAGTCTTCAAGATTTATCTTTAACAAGTGGCCAAATCAgtatttcgttgaaatttaatttgcacGCTATTGTCATAAGTTTGCTTGTACTAATATCTTATGTTTGTAATATTACTTCACTCATGGATTATGCAAATAAA TATGATACTGGCTTATCTTCTAGATTACCACCCATTCTATTAGTCGATCAAACCGTTTTAAGCGAATGTTTAAAAGGAGCTGGTCTTGACAGCGGAAAATTGCAACAAGGATCTGGTTATAATAGCATTTCATTACAACATCG gcATTCGTGGGTCGATAGCGGAAGAAATTCATTAGGCGATATTAATTCTGGTGCTGCAGAATTAGATAGTGGTGGTTCGTCTCCTGGTGTTCAAAAA aaattaccAGGAGAAGAGTTGACTTTTGAAAGTATGAAACGAATTCTAActgaaaataacaataatcatataatggaagaagaaaaacgattGCAGTTATCGCACTTTTTTAGAAACGCACCATTTCAAGATTTGGTATCAAAAACACAACCAaag caTGATGTTTTACAAAGTaaattatcagaaatatttaatacattatccGTTGATCCACGAAATTCAAGTCAACCAGGACCACCAACAGATACTAAACCAAGTCAAGCTCCAGCTTATGAAATACATTTCCCAGAATTGTTtgtttactaa
- the LOC107993531 gene encoding protein EFR3 homolog cmp44E isoform X3, with protein MFGCCWCCSALRPRYKRLVDNIFPVNPQDGLVKNNMEKLTFYSLSSPEKLDRIGEYLFQRASRDIYRRRNGFVVIAMEAMDQLLVACHAQTLNLFVESFLKMIQKLLESTDPQLQILATQSFVRFANIEQDTPSYHTRYDFFVSKYSAMCHSNHNDPAIRKQIRLAGIQGLQGVVRKTLSDDLVENIWEPVHMDKIVPSLLYNMQNSRYSNKEDTTQNNPTEQSDPPQFAETCMRELVGRASFGHIRCVIRPVLRHLDNHQLWVPNYFAIHTFRIIMFSIQSQYSYTVVEALMTHLDDHSKSSPKIRTSIADTLSKIISIAAGESVGPSVLEIINSLLSHLRVSVTRNQSSSNDEQLYQEALINALGEFANHLPDYQKIEIMMFIMSKVPYSQPDRIVSVGKGDVLLQSILLKSLLKVGTKYQTIHLNTTFPPSFLEPLLRMSLAADAEMRLLVQKIFHTLIDRHQNITKLAKPTVNVAQLDLTIEKASRPDVIFIRKHGPEIYLALYESLELASNKVENVESIYTTLALLAVELASEETILELLRLVLSLQDLSLTSGQISISLKFNLHAIVISLLVLISYVCNITSLMDYANKIVEIRRKEASHLLPDLQFQYDTGLSSRLPPILLVDQTVLSECLKGAGLDSGKLQQGSGYNSISLQHRHSWVDSGRNSLGDINSGAAELDSGGSSPGVQKKLPGEELTFESMKRILTENNNNHIMEEEKRLQLSHFFRNAPFQDLVSKTQPKHDVLQSKLSEIFNTLSVDPRNSSQPGPPTDTKPSQAPAYEIHFPELFVY; from the exons ATGTTTG GTTGTTGCTGGTGTTGTTCAGCTTTGCGTCCACGATATAAAAGACTtgtcgataatatttttccagtaAATCCTCaa gatGGCTTAGTGAAAAATAACATGGAAAAATTGACCTTTTATTCATTAAGCAGTCCAGAAAAACTAGATAGAATtggagaatatttatttcaaagagCTTCCAGAGATATTTACAg gaGAAGAAATGGATTTGTGGTCATTGCAATGGAAGCAATGGATCAGCTTTTAGTAGCATGTCATGCTCagactttaaatttatttgttgaaagttttttaaaaatgatacagAAATTATTGGAATCTACAGATCcacaattacaaatattggCAACACAATCt TTTGTCCGGTTTGCCAACATCGAACAAGATACGCCGTCTTATCACACACGTTACGATTTCTTTGTATCAAAATACTCTGCAATGTGCCACTCAAACCACAATGATCCTGCAATTCGCAAACAGATAAGACTTGCTGGAATTCAGGGATTACaa GGTGTTGTAAGAAAAACACTTTCTGATGATCTGGTAGAAAATATTTGGGAACCTGTACATATGGATAAAATTGTTCcatcattattatacaatatgcaGAATTCAag atattctaACAAAGAAGATACCACACAAAATAATCCCACAGAACAATCTGATCCACCACAATTTGCAGAAACTTGTATGCGAGAATTAGTTGGACGAGCATCATTTGGTCATATTAGATGTGTTATTAGACCTGTTCTAag aCATTTAGATAATCATCAGTTATGGGTTcctaattattttgcaattcatacttttagaattattatgttttcaatTCAG TCACAATATTCTTATACAGTTGTGGAAGCACTAATGACTCATCTTGATGATCATTCGAAATCATCTCCCAAAATTCGAACAAGTATAGCTGACACTTtgtctaaaattatttcaattgcaGCTGGCGAAAGTGTTg gtcCTTCtgttttggaaataataaattctctaCTATCTCATCTTAGAGTTAGTGTAACAAGAAATCAATCTTCAAGTAATGATGAACAATTATATCAAGAGGCACTTATTAATGCCCTTGGAGAATTTGCAAATCATCTTCCAGATTaccaaaaaatagaaattatgatGTTTATAATGAGTAAAGTTCCATATAGTCAACCAGATCGTATAGTTTCAGTTGGTAAAGGAGATGTATTACTTCAAAGTATTCTTCTAAAATCTCTTTTAAAA gttggcacaaaatatcaaactatacatttaaatacaaCATTTCCACCAAGTTTTTTGGAGCCATTGTTAAGAATGTCATTGGCAGCAGATGCTGAAATGCGACTTTTAGTACAAAAAATCTTTCATACTTTAATCGATAGGcatcaaaatattacaaaactcGCAAAACCTAC agtAAATGTTGCACAACTTGATCTTACTATTGAAAAAGCATCCAGACCAGATGTGATCTTTATTCGTAAACATGGCCCTGAAATCTATTTAGCATTATACGAATCATTAGAATTGGCAAGTAATAAAGTTGAAAACGTGGAATCCATATATACAACATTGGCATTACTTGCTGTAGAATTGGCTTCAGAAGAAACAATATTAGAATTGCTAAGATTAGTACTGAGTCTTCAAGATTTATCTTTAACAAGTGGCCAAATCAgtatttcgttgaaatttaatttgcacGCTATTGTCATAAGTTTGCTTGTACTAATATCTTATGTTTGTAATATTACTTCACTCATGGATTATGCAAATAAA attgtaGAAATACGACGAAAGGAAGCATCTCATCTTTTACCTGATTTACAATTTCAGTATGATACTGGCTTATCTTCTAGATTACCACCCATTCTATTAGTCGATCAAACCGTTTTAAGCGAATGTTTAAAAGGAGCTGGTCTTGACAGCGGAAAATTGCAACAAGGATCTGGTTATAATAGCATTTCATTACAACATCG gcATTCGTGGGTCGATAGCGGAAGAAATTCATTAGGCGATATTAATTCTGGTGCTGCAGAATTAGATAGTGGTGGTTCGTCTCCTGGTGTTCAAAAA aaattaccAGGAGAAGAGTTGACTTTTGAAAGTATGAAACGAATTCTAActgaaaataacaataatcatataatggaagaagaaaaacgattGCAGTTATCGCACTTTTTTAGAAACGCACCATTTCAAGATTTGGTATCAAAAACACAACCAaag caTGATGTTTTACAAAGTaaattatcagaaatatttaatacattatccGTTGATCCACGAAATTCAAGTCAACCAGGACCACCAACAGATACTAAACCAAGTCAAGCTCCAGCTTATGAAATACATTTCCCAGAATTGTTtgtttactaa
- the LOC107993531 gene encoding protein EFR3 homolog cmp44E isoform X1, translating to MAMIRCCLETEIPDVFETLVRKCSDPGCCCWCCSALRPRYKRLVDNIFPVNPQDGLVKNNMEKLTFYSLSSPEKLDRIGEYLFQRASRDIYRRRNGFVVIAMEAMDQLLVACHAQTLNLFVESFLKMIQKLLESTDPQLQILATQSFVRFANIEQDTPSYHTRYDFFVSKYSAMCHSNHNDPAIRKQIRLAGIQGLQGVVRKTLSDDLVENIWEPVHMDKIVPSLLYNMQNSRYSNKEDTTQNNPTEQSDPPQFAETCMRELVGRASFGHIRCVIRPVLRHLDNHQLWVPNYFAIHTFRIIMFSIQSQYSYTVVEALMTHLDDHSKSSPKIRTSIADTLSKIISIAAGESVGPSVLEIINSLLSHLRVSVTRNQSSSNDEQLYQEALINALGEFANHLPDYQKIEIMMFIMSKVPYSQPDRIVSVGKGDVLLQSILLKSLLKVGTKYQTIHLNTTFPPSFLEPLLRMSLAADAEMRLLVQKIFHTLIDRHQNITKLAKPTVNVAQLDLTIEKASRPDVIFIRKHGPEIYLALYESLELASNKVENVESIYTTLALLAVELASEETILELLRLVLSLQDLSLTSGQISISLKFNLHAIVISLLVLISYVCNITSLMDYANKIVEIRRKEASHLLPDLQFQYDTGLSSRLPPILLVDQTVLSECLKGAGLDSGKLQQGSGYNSISLQHRHSWVDSGRNSLGDINSGAAELDSGGSSPGVQKKLPGEELTFESMKRILTENNNNHIMEEEKRLQLSHFFRNAPFQDLVSKTQPKHDVLQSKLSEIFNTLSVDPRNSSQPGPPTDTKPSQAPAYEIHFPELFVY from the exons GTTGTTGCTGGTGTTGTTCAGCTTTGCGTCCACGATATAAAAGACTtgtcgataatatttttccagtaAATCCTCaa gatGGCTTAGTGAAAAATAACATGGAAAAATTGACCTTTTATTCATTAAGCAGTCCAGAAAAACTAGATAGAATtggagaatatttatttcaaagagCTTCCAGAGATATTTACAg gaGAAGAAATGGATTTGTGGTCATTGCAATGGAAGCAATGGATCAGCTTTTAGTAGCATGTCATGCTCagactttaaatttatttgttgaaagttttttaaaaatgatacagAAATTATTGGAATCTACAGATCcacaattacaaatattggCAACACAATCt TTTGTCCGGTTTGCCAACATCGAACAAGATACGCCGTCTTATCACACACGTTACGATTTCTTTGTATCAAAATACTCTGCAATGTGCCACTCAAACCACAATGATCCTGCAATTCGCAAACAGATAAGACTTGCTGGAATTCAGGGATTACaa GGTGTTGTAAGAAAAACACTTTCTGATGATCTGGTAGAAAATATTTGGGAACCTGTACATATGGATAAAATTGTTCcatcattattatacaatatgcaGAATTCAag atattctaACAAAGAAGATACCACACAAAATAATCCCACAGAACAATCTGATCCACCACAATTTGCAGAAACTTGTATGCGAGAATTAGTTGGACGAGCATCATTTGGTCATATTAGATGTGTTATTAGACCTGTTCTAag aCATTTAGATAATCATCAGTTATGGGTTcctaattattttgcaattcatacttttagaattattatgttttcaatTCAG TCACAATATTCTTATACAGTTGTGGAAGCACTAATGACTCATCTTGATGATCATTCGAAATCATCTCCCAAAATTCGAACAAGTATAGCTGACACTTtgtctaaaattatttcaattgcaGCTGGCGAAAGTGTTg gtcCTTCtgttttggaaataataaattctctaCTATCTCATCTTAGAGTTAGTGTAACAAGAAATCAATCTTCAAGTAATGATGAACAATTATATCAAGAGGCACTTATTAATGCCCTTGGAGAATTTGCAAATCATCTTCCAGATTaccaaaaaatagaaattatgatGTTTATAATGAGTAAAGTTCCATATAGTCAACCAGATCGTATAGTTTCAGTTGGTAAAGGAGATGTATTACTTCAAAGTATTCTTCTAAAATCTCTTTTAAAA gttggcacaaaatatcaaactatacatttaaatacaaCATTTCCACCAAGTTTTTTGGAGCCATTGTTAAGAATGTCATTGGCAGCAGATGCTGAAATGCGACTTTTAGTACAAAAAATCTTTCATACTTTAATCGATAGGcatcaaaatattacaaaactcGCAAAACCTAC agtAAATGTTGCACAACTTGATCTTACTATTGAAAAAGCATCCAGACCAGATGTGATCTTTATTCGTAAACATGGCCCTGAAATCTATTTAGCATTATACGAATCATTAGAATTGGCAAGTAATAAAGTTGAAAACGTGGAATCCATATATACAACATTGGCATTACTTGCTGTAGAATTGGCTTCAGAAGAAACAATATTAGAATTGCTAAGATTAGTACTGAGTCTTCAAGATTTATCTTTAACAAGTGGCCAAATCAgtatttcgttgaaatttaatttgcacGCTATTGTCATAAGTTTGCTTGTACTAATATCTTATGTTTGTAATATTACTTCACTCATGGATTATGCAAATAAA attgtaGAAATACGACGAAAGGAAGCATCTCATCTTTTACCTGATTTACAATTTCAGTATGATACTGGCTTATCTTCTAGATTACCACCCATTCTATTAGTCGATCAAACCGTTTTAAGCGAATGTTTAAAAGGAGCTGGTCTTGACAGCGGAAAATTGCAACAAGGATCTGGTTATAATAGCATTTCATTACAACATCG gcATTCGTGGGTCGATAGCGGAAGAAATTCATTAGGCGATATTAATTCTGGTGCTGCAGAATTAGATAGTGGTGGTTCGTCTCCTGGTGTTCAAAAA aaattaccAGGAGAAGAGTTGACTTTTGAAAGTATGAAACGAATTCTAActgaaaataacaataatcatataatggaagaagaaaaacgattGCAGTTATCGCACTTTTTTAGAAACGCACCATTTCAAGATTTGGTATCAAAAACACAACCAaag caTGATGTTTTACAAAGTaaattatcagaaatatttaatacattatccGTTGATCCACGAAATTCAAGTCAACCAGGACCACCAACAGATACTAAACCAAGTCAAGCTCCAGCTTATGAAATACATTTCCCAGAATTGTTtgtttactaa
- the LOC107993531 gene encoding protein EFR3 homolog cmp44E isoform X2 → MAMIRCCLETEIPDVFETLVRKCSDPGCCCWCCSALRPRYKRLVDNIFPVNPQDGLVKNNMEKLTFYSLSSPEKLDRIGEYLFQRASRDIYRRRNGFVVIAMEAMDQLLVACHAQTLNLFVESFLKMIQKLLESTDPQLQILATQSFVRFANIEQDTPSYHTRYDFFVSKYSAMCHSNHNDPAIRKQIRLAGIQGLQGVVRKTLSDDLVENIWEPVHMDKIVPSLLYNMQNSRYSNKEDTTQNNPTEQSDPPQFAETCMRELVGRASFGHIRCVIRPVLRHLDNHQLWVPNYFAIHTFRIIMFSIQSQYSYTVVEALMTHLDDHSKSSPKIRTSIADTLSKIISIAAGESVGPSVLEIINSLLSHLRVSVTRNQSSSNDEQLYQEALINALGEFANHLPDYQKIEIMMFIMSKVPYSQPDRIVSVGKGDVLLQSILLKSLLKVGTKYQTIHLNTTFPPSFLEPLLRMSLAADAEMRLLVQKIFHTLIDRHQNITKLAKPTVNVAQLDLTIEKASRPDVIFIRKHGPEIYLALYESLELASNKVENVESIYTTLALLAVELASEETILELLRLVLSLQDLSLTSGQISISLKFNLHAIVISLLVLISYVCNITSLMDYANKYDTGLSSRLPPILLVDQTVLSECLKGAGLDSGKLQQGSGYNSISLQHRHSWVDSGRNSLGDINSGAAELDSGGSSPGVQKKLPGEELTFESMKRILTENNNNHIMEEEKRLQLSHFFRNAPFQDLVSKTQPKHDVLQSKLSEIFNTLSVDPRNSSQPGPPTDTKPSQAPAYEIHFPELFVY, encoded by the exons GTTGTTGCTGGTGTTGTTCAGCTTTGCGTCCACGATATAAAAGACTtgtcgataatatttttccagtaAATCCTCaa gatGGCTTAGTGAAAAATAACATGGAAAAATTGACCTTTTATTCATTAAGCAGTCCAGAAAAACTAGATAGAATtggagaatatttatttcaaagagCTTCCAGAGATATTTACAg gaGAAGAAATGGATTTGTGGTCATTGCAATGGAAGCAATGGATCAGCTTTTAGTAGCATGTCATGCTCagactttaaatttatttgttgaaagttttttaaaaatgatacagAAATTATTGGAATCTACAGATCcacaattacaaatattggCAACACAATCt TTTGTCCGGTTTGCCAACATCGAACAAGATACGCCGTCTTATCACACACGTTACGATTTCTTTGTATCAAAATACTCTGCAATGTGCCACTCAAACCACAATGATCCTGCAATTCGCAAACAGATAAGACTTGCTGGAATTCAGGGATTACaa GGTGTTGTAAGAAAAACACTTTCTGATGATCTGGTAGAAAATATTTGGGAACCTGTACATATGGATAAAATTGTTCcatcattattatacaatatgcaGAATTCAag atattctaACAAAGAAGATACCACACAAAATAATCCCACAGAACAATCTGATCCACCACAATTTGCAGAAACTTGTATGCGAGAATTAGTTGGACGAGCATCATTTGGTCATATTAGATGTGTTATTAGACCTGTTCTAag aCATTTAGATAATCATCAGTTATGGGTTcctaattattttgcaattcatacttttagaattattatgttttcaatTCAG TCACAATATTCTTATACAGTTGTGGAAGCACTAATGACTCATCTTGATGATCATTCGAAATCATCTCCCAAAATTCGAACAAGTATAGCTGACACTTtgtctaaaattatttcaattgcaGCTGGCGAAAGTGTTg gtcCTTCtgttttggaaataataaattctctaCTATCTCATCTTAGAGTTAGTGTAACAAGAAATCAATCTTCAAGTAATGATGAACAATTATATCAAGAGGCACTTATTAATGCCCTTGGAGAATTTGCAAATCATCTTCCAGATTaccaaaaaatagaaattatgatGTTTATAATGAGTAAAGTTCCATATAGTCAACCAGATCGTATAGTTTCAGTTGGTAAAGGAGATGTATTACTTCAAAGTATTCTTCTAAAATCTCTTTTAAAA gttggcacaaaatatcaaactatacatttaaatacaaCATTTCCACCAAGTTTTTTGGAGCCATTGTTAAGAATGTCATTGGCAGCAGATGCTGAAATGCGACTTTTAGTACAAAAAATCTTTCATACTTTAATCGATAGGcatcaaaatattacaaaactcGCAAAACCTAC agtAAATGTTGCACAACTTGATCTTACTATTGAAAAAGCATCCAGACCAGATGTGATCTTTATTCGTAAACATGGCCCTGAAATCTATTTAGCATTATACGAATCATTAGAATTGGCAAGTAATAAAGTTGAAAACGTGGAATCCATATATACAACATTGGCATTACTTGCTGTAGAATTGGCTTCAGAAGAAACAATATTAGAATTGCTAAGATTAGTACTGAGTCTTCAAGATTTATCTTTAACAAGTGGCCAAATCAgtatttcgttgaaatttaatttgcacGCTATTGTCATAAGTTTGCTTGTACTAATATCTTATGTTTGTAATATTACTTCACTCATGGATTATGCAAATAAA TATGATACTGGCTTATCTTCTAGATTACCACCCATTCTATTAGTCGATCAAACCGTTTTAAGCGAATGTTTAAAAGGAGCTGGTCTTGACAGCGGAAAATTGCAACAAGGATCTGGTTATAATAGCATTTCATTACAACATCG gcATTCGTGGGTCGATAGCGGAAGAAATTCATTAGGCGATATTAATTCTGGTGCTGCAGAATTAGATAGTGGTGGTTCGTCTCCTGGTGTTCAAAAA aaattaccAGGAGAAGAGTTGACTTTTGAAAGTATGAAACGAATTCTAActgaaaataacaataatcatataatggaagaagaaaaacgattGCAGTTATCGCACTTTTTTAGAAACGCACCATTTCAAGATTTGGTATCAAAAACACAACCAaag caTGATGTTTTACAAAGTaaattatcagaaatatttaatacattatccGTTGATCCACGAAATTCAAGTCAACCAGGACCACCAACAGATACTAAACCAAGTCAAGCTCCAGCTTATGAAATACATTTCCCAGAATTGTTtgtttactaa